One window from the genome of Salvelinus fontinalis isolate EN_2023a chromosome 3, ASM2944872v1, whole genome shotgun sequence encodes:
- the LOC129837424 gene encoding keratin, type I cytoskeletal 19-like encodes MQFSSGLGGGRSRMSVSSVGSSRAPSVYGGAGGYGTRISQSTFSMDGPGQITIGANEKHTMQNLNDRLAAYLEKVHSLETANSKLELQIKEFYEMRSPTHKKDLSGFHATITDILNQIQARSVENSQMILQVDSARLAADDFKMKLETEANMRMKMEGDVARLRGVLDSFTLTRAELEIQIEGQKEELVYLTKNHEEEMQLMRPQHCGAVNVEMDCASSVDMSKVLEEMRTQYEGMVTKNQRDAAKWFESKVEVLQNQITTSTIEVKTSQSQVTDLKRTFQSLEIELHGLLTQKGYLEQSVVDINGRYGSQLNQLQVCINSMEEELQHINVSIQQQASEYQILLDIKMRLEMEIAEYRRLLDGEQLWPVETRQEVRKVIVVEKIQEVQQVQEVVEEYNPHKQKRVRVIVEEMVDGKVVSTSVEEKVQDMN; translated from the exons ATGCAGTTTTCCAGCGGTTTGGGAGGCGGTAGGTCCCGTATGAGCGTGTCCTCTGTTGGGAGCAGTCGCGCGCCGAGTGTATATGGAGGTGCCGGGGGATACGGCACCCGTATCTCTCAATCCACTTTCTCTATGGACGGGCCAGGCCAGATCACTATTGGTGCCAACGAGAAGCATACCATGCAGAATCTGAACGATCGTTTGGCCGCCTACCTGGAAAAG GTGCACTCTCTAGAGACAGCCAATAGCAAGTTGGAGCTGCAGATCAAGGAGTTCTACGAGATGAGATCACCGACTCACAAGAAGGACCTCAGTGGGTTCCATGCCACCATCACAGACATCCTCAACCAG ATCCAAGCCAGGTCTGTGGAGAActctcagatgatcctgcaggtggATAGTGCCAGACTTGCAGCTGATGACTTCAAGATGAA GTTAGAGACGGAGGCTAACATGCGTATGAAGATGGAAGGGGATGTGGCTCGTCTGAGAGGAGTCCTGGACAGCTTTACACTCACCAGAGCAGAACTGGAGATACAGATTGAGGGGCAGAAGGAGGAGCTGGTCTACCTCACGAAAAACCACGAGGAG GAGATGCAGTTGATGCGTCCGCAGCATTGTGGTGCTGTGAATGTGGAGATGGACTGTGCTTCCTCAGTGGACATGAGCAAGGTGCTGGAGGAGATGAGGACCCAGTATGAGGGCATGGTAACAAAGAACCAGAGAGATGCTGCCAAGTGGTTTGAGAGCAAG gtggagGTGCTTCAGAACCAGATCACCACCAGCACCATAGAGGTGAAGACCTCTCAGTCTCAGGTGACTGACCTGAAGAGGACCTTCCAGAGCCTGGAGATTGAACTGCATGGCCTGCTCACTCAG AAGGGGTACCTGGAGCAGAGCGTCGTTGATATAAACGGCCGCTATGGCTCCCAGCTGAACCAGCTGCAGGTTTGTATCAACAGCATGGAGGAGGAGCTGCAGCATATCAACGTCAGCATCCAGCAGCAGGCCTCCGAGTACCAGATCCTCCTGGACATCAAGATGAGGCTGGAGATGGAGATCGCTGAGTACAGGAGGCTGCTGGATGGAGAGCAACTCTG GCCTGTGGAGACCAGACAGGAGGTCAGGAAAGTGATCGTGGTCGAGAAGATCCAGGAAGTACAACAAGTCCAGGAAGTAGTGGAAG AGTATAATCCACACAAGCAGAAGCGGGTGAGGGTGATCGTGGAGGAGATGGTCGATGGGAAGGTGGTGTCCACCTCAGTTGAGGAGAAGGTCCAGGATATGAACTAA